The genomic region ttgttttatcatagtagattggtttatttacattttaaaaaccagaagccattcatttacaaatgtgattgcactctAGTTCACAtaattaaatgttcagatattaagatgtgagacagtttttgcatgatttgaatgtggcaaaataacacgctttttctctcgaatttattgttataatcatttgtttcagatgtactgtaattattttctgtataaaaattgaatttggtgttcaaaaagtattttctcaaacttgagccttgaaaaagagggggtcgtattatatccggggtcgtgttctattcgggccaatacggtaaatATCATAATAATGAAAGaagatgctgattggctgacattCGACCTCGGCTGACTTGAGATCTGcatctgttgcccccccccccccccccctcccagctgaTAAACCGTACACGTTCATTAATGCTTATTGATGATCTGGAATGATAATCAAGATGCTAACCAATCGGCTCCCATTCACATTAGCATTCAGCCTCTTCTTAGCTAACGCTACTTCCCAGCCTCAGCGGGGACGTTTAGCAAAAGGAAAACTAGAAAGGCTTGAGGAGGAAGCGTCTTAAATGGACCAACTCGGCCTCTGTGCAGCGGCGGCgccgggggggggttgggtgtgTGCTCTCTCCTGCGGCGGGTGGTGAGGGCGTCGGCACTGCGGAGATTCAATCGTGTGTAAATCTCTTGTACCTTTTTACGCCCTCCACCACATCACAGCCTGTAACGACCAGCCTTGTAAAATGTCCTGCAGAAAGAGCAGCCGGCAAGGAAGGGAAACGCTCGATCACAAAGGCCCTGCGTACAGACGGGAAGGACGCCAGGAGAAAGCTGCCTTTCTGCCGCGCTCTCAAAGCTCTAGTCGCAAAGATGAACGGGATCACGAGGGGAATGAAGAGAAGAAGCATCGGCGAGCCCTTCTGACCCGCGTGCTTTCATTTTATACGCGGATGACTTATTGTTTTCCGGCTCGGATGCATCATTTATGAGCGCACTAGTGAATCTCCTGATGGAGGCAGACGCTCAGACGCATCCGCTCTTTCTGTCTGGGTGGGCGGGGCCGGTGGTGGcgaagttttattttttttatgtggtttTGTATTTGACTGCATTTACTGTCTGAAACCGGTCATTTTCCATGACTTTACTTTTGTTTCAGTAACCTGTAGTTTAATTCCGCAGTCTAAGCGTCTAAATAAGTTAAATACAACTGAACTACTACCAAATGTATTTTTGCTGTCAGGCACTGATACTGCATTGAATGTCTTTGGCGGTTAAGCAGGTGTTCATGATCAGGTGATCTCGCAGCAAAAAGCCCCGTATGACTGAGTGCTTgttggattcccccccccccggcggtgCTTTCTTTTGTACTCTGCCAGCTGTAATCACGCTGCCTGTCAGGTTTTAAAAGGCACAGATTCAGCCGCTCTCGTCTCCTCCTGCCGTGGAAAGTAACTCGTTACTGAACAGAATTTAAATGGTTAAACACATTGATCGTTGACGTTGACAGAGCGGCTGCCACGGGGATAGAAATGGGAGCAGTAGCACGACGTAATGCGTGCGAGGCTCTCGTCCATTATTGGGCCTGGCACAAACGCGTCCTGCTCGGGACGTTATTTACTTACAAACCAAATAAATAGAATTGACTATTTAAATGAACCCTAAgtctccctcctcatcctcagtgtGTTTTGCATACTTTCATTTGGCTTAATCAAATGACGGGCGTCAACGTGAAATCTGCTTTTAGCTTTTAGGATACACTTTGAGAATCTCCACTTCCTTTATCGCCGTGTCGgttcctctctctgccccccccccccccccataagcaAAGCAGATGCACAACTTTTACGTGAATGCTGAGATTAACATGAAATCTAAGGATTCTTCATCTCCATTCTGTCTCACCAATGGCCACTGGTGTTTATTAGCACTAAATATGAGCGTGGCGTTCGTGGCAGTGAGTCTTGGCAGTGAGTCTTGAAAGCGGCGCGTGATGACTTTCATTCCTTCCCCTTTTGATTCATCCGTCTGTCTCTGACGGGAAAAACTGTCTGCCTGTCAACGCACTGGAAAAGACGCCGACTCTGCCGAACGTGACTCGACTTAGGTTGTGTTCGTCTCTTGGCCTCGCGTTGGGTCGCTCCCTCCTGCGTGTCTCACGCTCGCCCGACCCCGACTCGGGGAGCAGCTCTCTACtttcgctcccccccccccctgccagacgggggggtggggggggtctttgaATGCACCGGTTTTCTGCTCGTAATTCCGCAGCTTCTCCGGCGGACCGTGCACGCAGTGGCGTTCAGCTGACATCAAAGTCATACGACAAAGGGGGCTGCCGCTGTGTTGGCGCTCGAACCACCttagctcctcctccgcctgttCTTTCGTACAGCCACAGCGGAGGAGGGCACTCCCCTCACCTGAGCAGGACGCTAGTCTGGTGAGTCATCGAGTGGATGAGTCGGAATGTTGACGGGCAAGACCTGTCATCTTGAGACTCGACTAGAACGCCAACTAAAATACGCTTGGTAGCCTGGCAACCGATCTCCAATCAGACGGAGATCTATCCGAACCACGGCCAATGAAAACCAGCAGGAAAACaacccacttcctgctccagtCTTTTATGAAATCGATACATTGTTCGTCTTCTCGGACGTTGAATAGTGGCGATGAATAGTCCCAAATGCGGACAAGGGAAGGCGAGCCGCTGTTTCTGTGAGTTGTTCAACTATCCCTGCTGCGAAAAGGAAGTGGGGAGGGTGGAAAGGAAGGGTCTCGTCCCATCCGTCgctctgtcctctctgtgtgGGCTTTGTTTATCTCAGATTTTTTGGCAAGCTAACATCCCAGCACACAAAAACCAAGTCCTGGTGCTGATCTCTTCAGCTATTGAAGGACTTTTTAGAATTCTTAAAACAGGAAATTAGTCCCAGATGAGGATTTCCTGGCTCAAACTCAAAATCGGTTTCGTCACAAATCAATGTACACACCTGCACAAaggctgctctgtgtgtgtgttgggacaGATGGATGAAGTCCAATCAGGCACCTGACTGTCCTTCaggaaaaaaacagcaacaggaagcacTTGCTGATGGCGTTTGCTGATTGTATACACTTGTTGGGAATTGTGTGGTCGTTGAACCCTGAATGCAAGTCTCAGTGTTCCTTTCAAGGTGAGCATTAACGGAAGGCGATGAGTTAAAAATGGTGCTGAACCTAATGGCAAATCATTGGCGTGCGTCCGAGAGGAATCCCCCCCTGCCCCCTGCGCAAGTGCAGATGGTTCACTAAGGTAGAAAATGTGCCTCCGAATATGGTCTTAATGGAGCAAGAGGTGGACAGTCAAGAGGAGAACGAGGGCGGATGGGATTTGTGTCGAGACACTAAATTGACGGTCTGTCCAACACTGCCAGGACAGTAGGACGGGCTACAGTGGCCTACAGAGGAAGGTCACGCTGCATCATCCATTGTTTATGCACGTCCTTGAGCAAAACCATTGGTGTAAAGATGTAGGCCAGGATGTGTTGCAAGTTTTCCCATTCGCGTGTAGTTCCAACAACTGGTGATTGAAGGGATTTTTGTACAGGTGTGTGTACTATGTGTAtgcaatgagtgtgtgtgtgtgtgtgtgtgtgatgagaagAGCCAGTAATTCAAAATAACCCCCATGGCAAAGTGACTCCATGGACAGTTAGAGTTCAGTTTTAATTTGgtctaaaaagaaaataaacgtATAAAATATCAAgaatttcttttaaatataaaactacGATTAGCTAAACTTTTGGAAAATGCTGTTTTTTCTTCAGTCTTTTGCAAGCAGCTACTTTCACACTACAATAACGATGAACCAAAAATCTACCACCAACGGGCTCAACGGCGTGTTTGTCCAAACGCCCAACCCAAGTGTCAGCGAGACCGGCCTGTCTGGGTTTGCAGAAGGCCTAGCTGTGTTTACATTGACGTATTCTTTCGCCTTCGGTTTACGCTCTGCGTTATTGACCTTTTCTTCAGCTACGATATTGCGGTGACATCCGTGTTGGGGCGTGTGTTCGCGTGTCCGGTGATTGGTCGGGCTTCAGTGGCGTGACTGTCCCTAAGAACCTGGAAAGGCGTCAGCATAAACGGGAGATAAGCGCTATTAAATGACGGTAGCTGATAAAGTTTTACTCGAGTGTCTCCCTGATAAAAGTTCTGTCAACAGCTTCGCTATATGCCGTGTAGCAGCTACATTAGCAAGCTAATCCCCTGCTGGGCCACGCCCGTCCCATCCCACAACCCCCCCCTGGGCCGCGCCCGTCCCTCTTTGCGTGTGCCAGAGGCGGATGTCTCTCAGCCACTCCAGCAGAATAAGAAACGGCACGTTGAGTTTTAAAGGTCGAATTCCTCAAGGCTTATGAGGATCTGAGAAACACTGACGAACCGGGCGGGGCAAGACTAGAGTCATATCAGCAACTGATGGATTGCAAGATTTACTTGCAGGTCTGAAAATACAGCTGTCGTTAAATGCCATTTCTGTCTAATCAGACGCATCAGAAAGGTCGGCgtctcttttttgggggggggggtgtaacgtTTGGACCAGCCTCGTCACTCTCCGGCGCCGCGGACAGTGATGCAGTGTTCTCAGACCGGGTTTCAGCTTGTCAGCTGACTGCCTGTTTGCTGCTGGATTGGGCCACAGTCCCTCCCGTTAATCAGCTgcggaatgccccccccccccccccccccccccctctcttgccATTCATTATTGGCGTCCCCTTTTCGCtgtgtttctgcttctttttgttCCCTCGGCCTCCGTCTCGAGGCCGCGGCGGTGGGTGGTCCTCTCTGTCCGGCTGCCCCGAGGGTCTCCAGAAAGCCACGGCGGTTTCCCTCCTTCCTGTGCCAGCTTGAAGCGGACTGACTGTACaatcactgactcactgactcacgTGACGTTTCAGCTCGTACTAGAGCCACGAGTAAGCCCCGGTTAACACACGGGTGTGTTTGCTTGTGGACCAGCATGTGCAGCAACTAATCGGTTGTGTcgctgtattttatttatttttagtgggtttgatcaaaaaaaaaaaaaaaaaacacgcacagagACCATGTAGGAATTAcaaacgctttttttttttcacatcatAGGAAAAACATTATAATTGGTGTCGAACAATGGAATCCACTGTTTAGCCAGCCAAGCTGCTTTTAGTGCAATCAACAGAAGGACGCTAAATGTGGCTGCTGGAAGTATAAATATCCTGTTCATGATCGGCAAGAGCACCATATTCAGATATTTCTGTATCCTCCTCGCAGGTACGGCATCCGGCCAGAGAACGTCATCGTGTATGGCCAGAGCATCGGCACCGTGCCCTCCGTGGACCTGGCGTCCCGCTACGAGAGCGCTGCAGTCGTCCTCCACTCGCCGCTCACGTCGGGCATGAGGGTGGCCTTCCCCGACACCAAGAAGACCTTCTGCTTTGACGCCTTCCCCAAGTGAGTTCCCCTGTATAGAGAGAGACGGCGTGCGTGAAATGCAGGCTCAATGCAGGCTAACCGCCATAGAAAGCTC from Brachionichthys hirsutus isolate HB-005 unplaced genomic scaffold, CSIRO-AGI_Bhir_v1 contig_1317, whole genome shotgun sequence harbors:
- the LOC137917278 gene encoding alpha/beta hydrolase domain-containing protein 17B-like, which produces MVLMEQEVDSQEENEGGWDLCRDTKLTKDAKCGCWKYKYPVHDRQEHHIQIFLYPPRRYGIRPENVIVYGQSIGTVPSVDLASRYESAAVVLHSPLTSGMRVAFPDTKKTFCFDAFPNIDKISKVTSPVLVIHGTEDEVIDFSHGLALYERCQRPVEPLWVEGAGHNDVELYGQYLERLKQFVAHELANL